The window TATGGATATTTCCCCCGACCGCCGCGTACAAGTGATTATTGTAGCGTGGTTGTTCGGTTGTTTGATTGAAGGCTCTTCCGGCTGGGGTACGCCCTCGGCGGTGGGTGCGCCGCTGCTGTTGGCATTGGGTTTCCCTGCCATGGGCGCGGTGATGTCCATGCTGGTGATTCAATCCACGCCAGTATCTTACGGCGCAGTGGGTACGCCGATTTTGGTGGGCGTGAAAACCGGTTTGGACAACCCCGTGTTTAACGACATGGTTGCCACGTCTTCTTTCCAAACCACTGAAGCCTACCTGCATCAGGTGGGCGCCAGTGTGGGCTTGGTACACGGTATTGTCGGTACGCTGATTCCCTTGATTTTGTGCGGCTTGCTGACCCGCTTTTTTGGCGAAAAACGTTCTTTTGCCGAAGGTTTGAAAGTGTGGAAGTTTGCCCTGTTTGCAGGCGTGGCGTTTACCTTGCCTTATGCTTTGACGGCACACTTTTTCGGACCTGAATTCCCGTCTATTGTGGGCGCGTTTGTCGGCTTGCTGATTGTCGTGCCTTTGGCAAAACGCGGCTTTTTGATGCCTAAAGAAATCTTTGATTTCCCCGAACGTAGCAAATGGGACGCCAGCTGGATGGGTTCGATTGCCCAGCAGGAACATCAAAATAACACGCCTACTTTTTCCGTATTCCGTGCATTTTCGCCCTATGTGATTGTGATTGCGTTGCTGATTATCACGCGCACTATTCCCGCGATTAAATCCTTTATTGCCAAACCCGATTTGGCATTGCGTTGGGGTGAAGAAGGCTCACAAATTATTTTTGGTTGGAATACCTTTATTTGGCAAAACCTGCTCGGTTCGGGCATCAACCTGAAATTTGAAGGCATGTATTCACCTGGTACGGTGCTGATTATTGCGGCGATTGCTTGTATTCCCATTTTTAAAATGGACATGAAAAACTTCCGCCGTGGCTGGATGGATGCAGGTAAAACCCTGATTGCCGCTGCCCCTGCGCTGATGTTGTCCATTCCGATGGTGCAGGTGTTTATTAACTCCCAATCTGCCGATATGACTGCAGTGGGTGCGTTGCAGTCTATGCCTAAAGTATTGGCGGCGGGCGCGGCGGACACCTTTAGCGGTATGTGGCCCAATGTGGCACCGTGGATTGGTTCTTTGGGTGCGTTTATTGCGGGTTCTAACACCATTTCTAATATGATGTTTTCGTTCTTCCAATTCTCTACCGCGCAACAAATCGGTTTGGGTTTTGAATCGGCTTCGCTGGTGATTGCTTTGCAAGCGGTAGGTGGTGCGGCAGGCAATATGATTTCCGTACACAATATTGTGGCTGCGGCTGCGGCGGTAGGCTTGGTAAACCGTGAAGGCGATATTATCCGTAAAACACTGATTCCGATGTTGTATTATGTGATTCAGGCTGGTTTTATCGGTCAGGCACTGATTACGGGCAGCGTGATTTGGTGGGCGGTGGCGATTGCTGCACCTGTGGCATTCTTCTTTGCCATGTCCAAATTTTCGGATAAAACCACACAGCAGTAATGGCTTGAATGATTAGAAGATAAGCGGCATCTGATACACAGATGCCGCTTTGGTTTTTTATGGATTTAAATGGCTTATTCCGCTGTCAAAACCACTTTCATCGCGCCGTTTTCTGCTGCGTGTTTAAACACATCATACGCTTGCTCTAACTCGCTGAATTTAAAGTGGTGGGTCAGCATTTGAGTGTAATCCACGGGGCTGGAAGCAATGGCTTTCAACAGCATTTCAGTAGTGTTGGTATTAACCAAACCAGTGGTGATTTTCAGGTTTTTAATCCACAGTTTTTCCAGTTTGAAATCAACGGATTTACCGTGTACACCCACTACGGCAACATTGCCGCCTGCTTTTACAATGTTTTGGCACATATCCCAAGTGGCGGGAATGCCTACGGCTTCAATGGCAACATCCACACCGTCTGCGCCCACAATATCAAATACTTGCTTGGCAACATCGCCTGAAGCGGGGTTGATGGTGTGGGTTGCGCCCATGGCTTTTGCCATTTTCAGGCGGTTTTCGTCCATATCGCACATGATAATGGTGGCGGGGCTGTACAGTTGCGCGGTCAGCAGCGCACCCATGCCCACAGGACCTGCGCCCGCGATAAACACGGTGTCGCCGGGGGAAACATCGCCGTATTGTACGCCGATTTCGTGTGAAGTAGGCAGCGCGTCAGAAAGCAGCAGTGCCACTTCATCATTTACATTTTCAGGCAATTTAATCAGGCTGTTATCGGCAAACGGGGTGCGGACGAATTCGGCTTGGGTGCCGTCAATCATATAGCCCAAAATCCAACCGCCGTTGCGGCAGTGAGAGTAAAGCTGCTGTTTGCAGTTGTCGCATGAACAGCATTTGCTCACGCAGGAAATAATCACTTTGTCGCCCACTTTGATGTTTTTCACGGCATCGCCCACACTTTCTACAATGCCGACACCTTCGTGTCCGAGAATACGACCGTTCCACTCGCCGGTTTTTTCGCGGGCAACGGCTTCAATTTCGGGGTTTT is drawn from Conchiformibius steedae and contains these coding sequences:
- a CDS encoding zinc-dependent alcohol dehydrogenase family protein; translated protein: MKAMVYHGEGDIRFEEKPKPQIIDATDAVVRIVKTTICGTDLGIWKGKNPEIEAVAREKTGEWNGRILGHEGVGIVESVGDAVKNIKVGDKVIISCVSKCCSCDNCKQQLYSHCRNGGWILGYMIDGTQAEFVRTPFADNSLIKLPENVNDEVALLLSDALPTSHEIGVQYGDVSPGDTVFIAGAGPVGMGALLTAQLYSPATIIMCDMDENRLKMAKAMGATHTINPASGDVAKQVFDIVGADGVDVAIEAVGIPATWDMCQNIVKAGGNVAVVGVHGKSVDFKLEKLWIKNLKITTGLVNTNTTEMLLKAIASSPVDYTQMLTHHFKFSELEQAYDVFKHAAENGAMKVVLTAE
- a CDS encoding L-lactate permease, producing MYTLLALSPILVVFLLLVVLRWSAKAAMAVALAVTAALSLTVWKTAPNVVAAAAANGVFTALTVLYIVFGAILLLNTLKESGAIRSIRQGFMDISPDRRVQVIIVAWLFGCLIEGSSGWGTPSAVGAPLLLALGFPAMGAVMSMLVIQSTPVSYGAVGTPILVGVKTGLDNPVFNDMVATSSFQTTEAYLHQVGASVGLVHGIVGTLIPLILCGLLTRFFGEKRSFAEGLKVWKFALFAGVAFTLPYALTAHFFGPEFPSIVGAFVGLLIVVPLAKRGFLMPKEIFDFPERSKWDASWMGSIAQQEHQNNTPTFSVFRAFSPYVIVIALLIITRTIPAIKSFIAKPDLALRWGEEGSQIIFGWNTFIWQNLLGSGINLKFEGMYSPGTVLIIAAIACIPIFKMDMKNFRRGWMDAGKTLIAAAPALMLSIPMVQVFINSQSADMTAVGALQSMPKVLAAGAADTFSGMWPNVAPWIGSLGAFIAGSNTISNMMFSFFQFSTAQQIGLGFESASLVIALQAVGGAAGNMISVHNIVAAAAAVGLVNREGDIIRKTLIPMLYYVIQAGFIGQALITGSVIWWAVAIAAPVAFFFAMSKFSDKTTQQ